The DNA segment AGGTACTCGGGCTTTCCCACCAGGAAGGCCACCAGTTGATGCGGACTTTCCGTCCTGATCTCGCCGCACAGTTCCTCGGCGGCGCCGTTTTCGTGGCGCAGGTCGAACAGAACCAGGTCGTAAGTGTTCGGGTGCCACAGCATGCGCGCATCCCCGATGTGGTTGGCGCAAATCACGTCCATCCCATGTTTGCGCAGGACGTTGGCGCGCAGGTTGTTCTTGGGACTGTGGGTTACGACTAGCAGTACGCGCTTCTGGGTGGCGGAAAGACTCGAGGCTCGCACCGGGGGTGGACGCTTCATGACTGCTCCTGTTGTTCGGATAACCGAATTCGCGTGTGGACAGCGAAGCTTTCGGAGTGAAAGCCGCTTAATGGCGAAGGCGCAAGGATGGAGTCTGGTGTCTTCGACTTAAGTGCTACTGCCAGTATACCCGGAAAGCGCCGGGCAGGTGATTCGGTCCGGCAATTTAGGCAAATGACAAGCCCGGCCGGGGGCGGCCGGGCTACATAAATCAGGGACTTAAAGCCGCGTATTCTTTTGCCGCTATTTTCCCGCGGTCGCTACCTTGGCGTCGCGATTTTTCAGCACTTCGATGGCGCGCTTCAGTTGTTCGTCGTTTTGCAGAGTGCGCTGCGGTTTCTTCGGCTCTTCGCCGGCGGTGGGATTGTCTTCGTCGTCGGGCAGGACGAAGTCATCGCTGTTGTCGGCGACCATGATGTTGGGAGTCACCGCCGAATCCTGGATGGCCTTGCCGGTCGGTGAATAGTATTTGGCCACGCTCAGGATGAGGGCCGAGCCATCCGGTATCTCGATCAGTTTCTGAACCGAGCCCACCCCGAAGGTCTTGTCGCCGAGCACGTCGCCACGAGCGTTTTCCAGGATGGCAGCGGCCGTAACCTCGGCCGGACCAGCGGTGCCGCGATTGACCAGGACCACCAGCGGCAGCCCGGTGACGACCTTATTCAAATCGGCGTTGAAGACCTCTTTCGGATAGCGCTGTCCCTGGAGGTAGGTGATGATCCCGTGATTCAGGAACAGGTTCGCGGTCGCGATGCCTTCCTGCATGTCGCCTTCGGAGCAATCGCGGAGGTCAAGAATGACTTTCTTGGCGCCCTTTTTCTGGTCTTCCTTCAGCTTGGCGGCGATGTCCTGCGCCTTGCCCTTGTTGAAGGCATCCACCTTGATGTAGATGATGCCGTCTTCGAAACTCTTCTCGCTGACGTCGGGAATCTTCACCGTGTTGCGCGTGATGGTGACCTTCTGCGGTTCGGCGCGGCGCGCGCGCACCACCGCGACATTCACGTTCGAACCGGGATCGCCGGCGAGCAGCGACTGGATTTCCGCCAGCGACATCTCGCGCGTCGTACGGCTTTCGATGGCCTCAAAGATGTCGCCATTCTCGATCCCCGCCTTGTCGGCAGGACCGCCCGGGATCACGGAAATCACCGCGGCGTAACCGAAGCGCTTGGAGATGGTGGCCCCGATCTGCCCCTTGGCGTCGCTCTTGCGCGTGCGGTACTGCTTGTACTCGGCCGCGGTCAGGTAGCTGGAGTTGGGATCGAGCGATTCCAGCAGGCCATGCAGGGCCCCGTCGGTCACCTGCGGGATGTTCGGTTCCTCGACGTACTCGCTGCGAATCCGGGACAACACTTCGCTATAAACGCCAAGCTGACGGTAGGCTCCGTCATTGGAGGCGGCGCGGACACCGAGTCCCCCCGCAATGGTGAACAGAACGACGGCAATGGAGACGCCGAGGATTACCGCTTTGAGTTTCTTGGACATGAAGATCCGACACCTGCTGGCTGAAGTTCCATCAATATTGAGGGGAGACGGTTGCCAATGCCCCTCATTATACCCGTGTTTTGATGCGGCAACCCTGGGGCGCGAACCCTACTATTAATCTCCGGTACACGACCCGGCGGAGGAAGCATACCGACACCGCGCAAGGCGCTGCGTTCCAGGCCTCACGTTGGGATGCAGGGCGTTTTCCCGGGATGAGTCCTTGCGCCTTTTCGGCGCGGCCCATAGAATCGTAAGCGGCCCACCGCGCCGGCCCCGGCGCGGTTTCCTATGTGGCGGTGTAGCTCAGGTGGCTAGAGCGAGGGTCTCATAATCCCTAGGTCGTTGGTTCGAGTCCAACCGCCGCCACCAATTCCAAGGACTGCGGCAATCTGCGAACTGCTCAACAAACAACGGAGCAGAACTCCCAATCACCGGTGACTGTAAAACTCGCGGCGTAGCGGAGGGGTTGGTCCTGCACGCATTGGTGTCCGGCGCGAGCCTCCGGGCGGAGACCCGCGACGGATCCAAGATCTACAAGATCTACAAAGATCTAGAAGATGTGTTCGGCGCGATCGCCTCTGAACACTATGCGCGAAAGCACTCGCGTGTTGTTGGCACTGGTCTTGTACTCAACTTCGGTCCGGCTTGCCGCGGCTTTCAGCGGCGTGAGCGAGCACTTTACCGTCGCTGCCACGGACTTGTTGCCAACCTTGGTGAATACCATCAGGTGATCGTTGCCCTTCATCTGGTGCACGACCGTGTAATCGCCTGCCGGCACCAGGGTCTGGCCGATCATGACCGGGTCGTAAAACGTGACCTCGCGCTTATCGGAGATGCCAAATTGATTCGCCGCCATCGCCGCGGCGCTGATGATGAGAATTACCGCAACCACTAAGAATGCCGTTTTGCGCATGAATGAATGCCTGCCTTCTGGTCTCGAGAGCTTAACCTGCATACGGACCGAATTCAGACTAGCCCAGCGCCTGAGGGGGCGCAGTGATGCGGGTCACAACCGTCATTGCGAGCGGAAAAGATGCGGCGGCAACGCCAGCCGGTCACTGGCTCTACCGCCGCAACGGAGAGAGGTGACTTATGCGCTTCCAGGCAGTGCTCTTACGTTC comes from the Terriglobales bacterium genome and includes:
- a CDS encoding S41 family peptidase, giving the protein MSKKLKAVILGVSIAVVLFTIAGGLGVRAASNDGAYRQLGVYSEVLSRIRSEYVEEPNIPQVTDGALHGLLESLDPNSSYLTAAEYKQYRTRKSDAKGQIGATISKRFGYAAVISVIPGGPADKAGIENGDIFEAIESRTTREMSLAEIQSLLAGDPGSNVNVAVVRARRAEPQKVTITRNTVKIPDVSEKSFEDGIIYIKVDAFNKGKAQDIAAKLKEDQKKGAKKVILDLRDCSEGDMQEGIATANLFLNHGIITYLQGQRYPKEVFNADLNKVVTGLPLVVLVNRGTAGPAEVTAAAILENARGDVLGDKTFGVGSVQKLIEIPDGSALILSVAKYYSPTGKAIQDSAVTPNIMVADNSDDFVLPDDEDNPTAGEEPKKPQRTLQNDEQLKRAIEVLKNRDAKVATAGK
- a CDS encoding response regulator yields the protein MKRPPPVRASSLSATQKRVLLVVTHSPKNNLRANVLRKHGMDVICANHIGDARMLWHPNTYDLVLFDLRHENGAAEELCGEIRTESPHQLVAFLVGKPEYLSAIPSVQPVMLDEAPKRYEQTLRQLMATACEALPQRGGFLEATWRMGLARAVKPTPIADPPRPVVHQLTSLPESAVTFSFGEAVRQAESTSEEIAP